From one Catharus ustulatus isolate bCatUst1 chromosome 1, bCatUst1.pri.v2, whole genome shotgun sequence genomic stretch:
- the LOC116994887 gene encoding 5-oxoprolinase-like has translation MTNTRITDPEILELRYPVVLRRFELRAGSGGAGRCRGGDGVIRELQFRRGAELAVLSERRATRPYGMAGGLPGAPGLNLLLRRDGRVINVGGKGQVSVEPGDIFRLLTPGGGGFGPPEEGSGGAPRDPPDPQDLWAPRSPQEPQKPPKKPQNPGGAPAPQTFLERGSVFEFRRAQEGV, from the exons ATGACAAACACCAGAATTACTGatcctgaaatcctggaatTGAG GTACCCCGTGGTGCTGCGGCGCTTCGAGCTGCGCGCGGGCtcggggggcgcggggcggtgccggggggGGGACGGGGTGATCCGGGAGCTGCAGTTCCGGAGGGGGGCAGAGCTGGCGGTGCTGAGCGAGCGCAGGGCCACCCGGCCCTACGGCATGGCAG gggGGCTCCCGGGGGCCCCGGGGCTGAATTTGCTGCTGCGCCGGGACGGGCGAGTGATCAACGTGGGGGGGAAGGGCCAGGTGTCTGTGGAGCCAGGG gaCATTTTCCGCCTGCTGACCCCGGGCGGGGGCGGTTTCGGCCCCCCtgaggaggggtctgggggcgccccccgggaccccccggaCCCCCAGGACCTCTGGGCCCCCCGGAgcccccaggaaccccaaaaaccccccaaaaaaccccaaaaccccggGGGCGCCCCCGCCCCACAAACCTTCCTGGAGCGCGGCAGCGTCTTCGAGTTCCGGCGGGCGCAGGAGGGGgtgtga